The DNA window CTGAACAATTTGGCGTGGAGTAAGTTCAAACATAAATAGTATGAGTGATCAGTTTGAGAGTTCTTCAATAGTTAAGCAAGTATTAGTGTAGATACAAATATTAGCCGCAATTGCCATAGCTTTTTCAACAATCTCTCTTGCATTTAAATCAGTATTTTCTAATAAAGCTCGTGCTGCAGATTGCGCATAGGGACCACCTGATCCAATAGCAATAAGATCATCCTCAGGCTCGATTACATCCCCATTGCCCGAAATAATATAAGATGTTTGATGATCTGCGATAGCAAGTAGTGCTTCAAGCCGTCTTAAAGATCGATCAGAGCGCCAATCTTTAGCGAGCTCTACTGCTGCACGAACTAAATTACCTTGATATTTTTCTAATTTAGCTTCAAATCGTTCGAATAACGTAAATGCGTCAGCAGTACCTCCAGCAAATCCAGCGATTACTTGGTTATGATATAAACGTCGTACTTTACGGGCATTTCCTTTCATAATAATGCTATTCATACTCACCTGCCCATCACCGCCAATTATGACTCGTCCTTGACGCCGTACCGAAAGGATGGTCGTGCCATGAAAATATTCCAAATATATATACTCCTAAATTACATGATAGGTAGTAGTCTAGAGTACTAAACTAATGATCTTTAAGTAAGAGTTTTTGTTCCCAATCTAAGGATGTTTTTACGATAAAATCTAAATTGTCACACTGGGGTATCCATCCCAAAGTATCTCTTATCTTATCAGCTATAGCAATAAGCTGAGGAGGATCTCCAAGCCGACGAGGGGATTCAATAATTTTTATTGGTTTCCCGCATACTCGTTGTACAGAATCAAGCACTTCACGCACACTATAGCCATGACCATAACCACAATTAAGGAGAATTGATTGTCCTCCTGATCTTAAATAATCTAGAGCAAGTAAATGAGCTTTAGCTAAATCTTCTACATGGATATAGTCTCGAATTCCTGTACCATCTGGGGTTGAATAATCTACCCCAAAAATATGAATACTTTCCCTTTTACCCACCGCTACTTCGCAAGCAGCTTTAATTAACAAGGTGGCATTCCGAGTGGATTGACCAATGCGACCTCGAGGATCAGAACCGGCTACATTAAAATAGCGTAGAATAACATAATTAAGGTGAGCTGCCTGAGATAAGTCCTGTAACATCCATTCACTCATAAGCTTGGAAGAGCCATAGGGATTTATAGGATTTGTTGGTGTATCTTCAGTAACAGTTGGCGTAGATGGAATACCATAGGCTGCTGCTGTGGATGAAAATACAAAGTTTTTTACACCTTCTTCAACACAACATTCTAAAAGGTTTCGTGTAGCACAAGTATTGTTAGCATAATATTTAAGAGGGTTAGAAACAGATTCTGGTACAATGGTGTGAGCTGCAAAATGTAGCACCGTATCAATAGAATACTCTTTAAGGATATTTTTTACTAAGTACTGATTTTTAACATTTCCAATAATCAGCTTGGCACCAATTACTGCATCTGCAAAACCTGTTGAAAGGTTATCGAGAATAACTACAGTAGAATATGTTTCTACTAGCTGCAGAACAACGTGGCTACCAATATATCCTGCACCTCCAGTAACTAATATTCCCTTTTCCATAAAATTTTTAAAATTAAGATATAAGTTAGTATATGGCTAATCATAACGTTTAAATAGTAATTAACTAGATTAGTTGAATTATTTATATTGACATTTTAGCTTAAAAAAAAGAGAATTATAAGTTTGCATTGGGAGGGGTTCCCGAGTGGCCAAAGGGATCAGACTGTAAATCTGACGGCTCCGCCTTCGGAGGTTCGAATCCTCCCCCCTCCACCATGTTTATAGTGTTATAATAGCGGGCGTAGTTTAGTGGTAGAACCTCAGCCTTCCAAGCTGATGATGTGGGTCCGATTCCCATCGCCCGCTCCAAAACTATCTTATCTATTTTAGAGTTAAGGTTAGTTGCTAGGGTTACTGGATAATGATAGGCAATTGCCCACATAGCTCAGTCGGTAGAGCACTTCCTTGGTAAGGAAGAGGTCACCGGTTCAAATCCGGTTGTGGGCTCCAGCATTAGAATAGTTTGTGTTTATAGGTGTTTTAGGAATTTATTATGTCCAAGGCGAAATTTGAAAGAAAGAAGCCCCATGTAAATGTAGGGACGATTGGTCACGTAGATCACGGGAAGACCACACTGACAGCGGCATTGACGAAGACTCTTTCGGCGAAGTATGGTGGAGAAGCCAAAGCCTACGATCAGATTGACAATGCTCCGGAAGAAAGGGAGCGTGGGATAACGATTGCCACTTCCCATGTAGAGTATGAAAGTGGGGCTCGTCACTATGCACATGTTGATTGTCCTGGACATGCAGATTACGTAAAGAATATGATTACAGGAGCAGCTCAAATGGACGGAGCTATTCTTGTAGTATCGGCAGCAGATGGTCCAATGCCACAAACTAGAGAACATATCTTACTTGCTCGCCAGGTAGGTGTGCCTAACATAATGGTTTTTCTAAATAAAGCGGACATGGTAGATGATCCGGAGTTATTGGAATTAGTGGAAATGGAAGTTAGAGAACTTCTTGATAGCTATCAATTTCCAGGAGATGAGGTTCCTATTGTAGTAGGTAGTGCTTTAAAGGCTCTAGAGGGAGATGAAAGTGACATAGGCATGCCTGCTATTATAAAGCTAGTGGAAGCAATGGATTCTTATTTTCCAGAGCCACAAAGAGCAATAGATCAACCTTTCCTAATGCCTATAGAAGATGTATTTTCTATTTCAGGTCGTGGTACTGTTGTGACAGGTAGAGCTGAACGAGGGATTGTAAAAGTAGGTGATGAAATAGAAATTGTAGGAATAAAGGCGACACAGAAGACTATTTGCACGGGAGTAGAAATGTTCCGTAAACTGCTGGATGAAGGCAGGGCGGGAGATAATGTAGGTATATTACTTCGTGGAACGAAAAGAGAGGATGTAGAGCGTGGGCAAGTTTTAGCAAAGCCTGGGACGATTACACCACACACTAAATTTCAAGCTGAAGTATATATTCTTTCAAAAGAGGAAGGTGGGCGTCATACACCATTTTTTACAGGGTATAGACCTCAGTTTTACTTTAGGACTACTGATGTAACAGGAGCAGTTGATTTAGCAGAAGGGGTGGAAATGGTAATGCCTGGAGATAATATTCAGGTCACAGTCAGCTTAATTGCACCTATTGCTATGGAAGAAGGATTACGTTTTGCTGTTAGAGAGGGTGGTCGCACTGTGGGTGCAGGTGTCGTCAGTAAAGTTATTGAGTAATTAGATTAAATTTTTTTTAAATGCATAGGTCAGTAGCTCAATTGGCAGAGCAGCGGTCTCCAAAACCGCAGGTTGGGGGTTCGATTCCCTCCTGACCTGCCACAATTTCAATTTAAGATTATGGCTAACTAAATACTAGCATGATTTTAATATTGTTAGTAGAATAGTGCCTTTAATTTATATTCTGTGAGTATTCATGACTGATACCGCTAAATTTATATTTGCGTTTCTACTGTTAACCCTAACTATAGGGGTGTTTTATTATTTTAGCAATCAGCCTATTTCTATACGCATAGTAATATTGCTTATTGGTTTTATCGCATCCTTACTAGTAATGGTGAACACTGATCGTGGACGATCAGTGGTGGGAATTATGCGGGACACCCAGATAGAATTCCGTAAAATTACTTGGCCAGCAAGGCAGGAGACAGTTCAGACTACCTTGATTGTGCTACTTATGGTAATTGTTGTGGCAAGCATACTGTGGCTATTCGATTCATTACTTATGTGGGCTGTTCGGTTATTAACTGGACAAGGAGCCTAGTGTGTCTGGTAACTATAAGCAGTGGTATGTAATACATGTATTTTCTGGATTAGAACAGCAGGTAAAAAAAATACTTCAGGAGCGTATTGCTCGCCATAGTATGCAGGAGAAATTTGGCGAAATTTTAGTGCCTACTGAAGAGGTTATAGAAGTAAGAGAGGGAAAAAAAAGGAAGAGCGAACGTAAGTTTTTTCCTGGGTATATTTTGACCCATATGGTAATGGATGATGAGACCTGGCACTTGGTAAAGAGTATTCCAAAAGTATTAGGGTTTATTGGAGGATCTAGTGATAAACCGGTACCTATTATGGACTCTGAGGCTCAAAAGATTTTGAATCAAATACAAGAAATGGCTGCTCAACCTAAGCCAAAAATCCCATTCCAGCCAGGAGAAGTGGTACGTGTTATTAATGGTCCCTTTGCAGATTTTAACGGCGTAGTTGAGGAAGTGAATTACGAGAAAAGCAAATTACGAGTTGCTGTGCTAATATTCGGTAGATCAACTCCAGTTGAGCTTGAATTTAGGCAGGTTGAGAAGAATAGCACTAGTAGTTAGGTTACTTTGTAATTTGTGGTTTATCGAATTTTAATACACGATGAACAATCATTAAAAGATGAGTTATGGCAAAAAAAATAGAAGCTTACATTAAATTGCAGGTGCGGGCTGGTCAAGCAAATCCAAGCCCACCAGTAGGGCCTGCTCTAGGGCAGAAAGGCGTTAATATTATGGAATTTTGCAAAACGTTTAACGCTCAGACTCAAGGTTTAGAGCAAGGGATGCCTATTCCAGTAGTTATTACAGTATATTCTGATCGTAGCTTTACTTTTATAACTAAAACCCCTCCTGTGTCTGTAC is part of the Candidatus Nitrosacidococcus sp. I8 genome and encodes:
- the tuf gene encoding elongation factor Tu, which encodes MSKAKFERKKPHVNVGTIGHVDHGKTTLTAALTKTLSAKYGGEAKAYDQIDNAPEERERGITIATSHVEYESGARHYAHVDCPGHADYVKNMITGAAQMDGAILVVSAADGPMPQTREHILLARQVGVPNIMVFLNKADMVDDPELLELVEMEVRELLDSYQFPGDEVPIVVGSALKALEGDESDIGMPAIIKLVEAMDSYFPEPQRAIDQPFLMPIEDVFSISGRGTVVTGRAERGIVKVGDEIEIVGIKATQKTICTGVEMFRKLLDEGRAGDNVGILLRGTKREDVERGQVLAKPGTITPHTKFQAEVYILSKEEGGRHTPFFTGYRPQFYFRTTDVTGAVDLAEGVEMVMPGDNIQVTVSLIAPIAMEEGLRFAVREGGRTVGAGVVSKVIE
- the nusG gene encoding transcription termination/antitermination protein NusG; amino-acid sequence: MSGNYKQWYVIHVFSGLEQQVKKILQERIARHSMQEKFGEILVPTEEVIEVREGKKRKSERKFFPGYILTHMVMDDETWHLVKSIPKVLGFIGGSSDKPVPIMDSEAQKILNQIQEMAAQPKPKIPFQPGEVVRVINGPFADFNGVVEEVNYEKSKLRVAVLIFGRSTPVELEFRQVEKNSTSS
- the secE gene encoding preprotein translocase subunit SecE gives rise to the protein MTDTAKFIFAFLLLTLTIGVFYYFSNQPISIRIVILLIGFIASLLVMVNTDRGRSVVGIMRDTQIEFRKITWPARQETVQTTLIVLLMVIVVASILWLFDSLLMWAVRLLTGQGA
- the rplK gene encoding 50S ribosomal protein L11; the protein is MAKKIEAYIKLQVRAGQANPSPPVGPALGQKGVNIMEFCKTFNAQTQGLEQGMPIPVVITVYSDRSFTFITKTPPVSVLLKKAAGVSSGSSRPNSDKVGKVNLSQIEEIAKTKMPDLTAASQGAAIRTVAGSARSMGLEVEGT
- the galE gene encoding UDP-glucose 4-epimerase GalE codes for the protein MEKGILVTGGAGYIGSHVVLQLVETYSTVVILDNLSTGFADAVIGAKLIIGNVKNQYLVKNILKEYSIDTVLHFAAHTIVPESVSNPLKYYANNTCATRNLLECCVEEGVKNFVFSSTAAAYGIPSTPTVTEDTPTNPINPYGSSKLMSEWMLQDLSQAAHLNYVILRYFNVAGSDPRGRIGQSTRNATLLIKAACEVAVGKRESIHIFGVDYSTPDGTGIRDYIHVEDLAKAHLLALDYLRSGGQSILLNCGYGHGYSVREVLDSVQRVCGKPIKIIESPRRLGDPPQLIAIADKIRDTLGWIPQCDNLDFIVKTSLDWEQKLLLKDH
- the hslV gene encoding ATP-dependent protease subunit HslV, whose protein sequence is MEYFHGTTILSVRRQGRVIIGGDGQVSMNSIIMKGNARKVRRLYHNQVIAGFAGGTADAFTLFERFEAKLEKYQGNLVRAAVELAKDWRSDRSLRRLEALLAIADHQTSYIISGNGDVIEPEDDLIAIGSGGPYAQSAARALLENTDLNAREIVEKAMAIAANICIYTNTCLTIEELSN